One window from the genome of Mycolicibacterium gadium encodes:
- a CDS encoding DUF302 domain-containing protein, producing the protein MTLAISTTLRASFEDAVEMTRKALSDQGFGVLTEIDVKATLKEKLGEDMENYLILGACNPPLAHRAVNVDRKIGLLLPCNVVVRSDPADDGTVIVDAMDPQIMVQVADEPGLREVADDAAEKLHAAIDALSQTAPAK; encoded by the coding sequence ATGACGCTGGCCATATCGACCACGCTGCGGGCATCGTTCGAGGACGCGGTGGAGATGACCCGAAAGGCGCTTTCTGATCAGGGGTTTGGAGTTCTCACCGAGATAGACGTCAAGGCCACGTTGAAAGAAAAGCTGGGCGAAGACATGGAGAACTATCTGATTCTCGGGGCGTGCAACCCGCCACTGGCACACCGTGCGGTCAACGTCGATCGAAAGATCGGCTTGTTGTTGCCGTGCAACGTCGTGGTTCGCTCGGACCCCGCCGACGACGGCACCGTAATCGTCGACGCGATGGACCCCCAGATCATGGTTCAGGTAGCCGACGAGCCAGGCCTGCGAGAGGTCGCGGACGACGCCGCCGAAAAGCTGCATGCCGCGATCGACGCGCTGTCGCAAACCGCGCCCGCGAAATAA
- a CDS encoding MBL fold metallo-hydrolase, whose amino-acid sequence MKFVQYYLDCLSHASYLVADETTGRAVVVDPQRDIAEYLADAKELGVTIELVIETHFHADFLSGHLELAKAAGAKIVFSSVAETEFESMGVADGERYSLGDVTLEFRHTPGHTPESLSIVVYEHADDQIPYGVLTGDALFIGDVGRPDLLASIGFTREELADKLYDSLHNKLMTLPDATRVYPAHGAGSACGKNLSTDLWSTMGDQKATNYALRAPDKATFMNLVTEGQPPAPGYFVYDAILNRKDRELLDETKMPAAMTYEQVRNAIDDGAVLVDGRTPEEFALGHLRGAINIGLEGRYAEFAGSVLPSDVDIVLFTEPGQELEGKNRLARIGFDRVIGYLADPFEVMFSHQDDVQVASRLTAKAFDERASELTDLQIVDVRNPGEVEAGAIPSAIPIPVGQLPARLGELDATKPTVVYCAGGYRSSVAASLLRHNGFTDVSDILGGFGAWDESHQNA is encoded by the coding sequence ATGAAATTCGTCCAGTACTACCTGGATTGTCTGTCCCACGCCTCATATCTGGTGGCCGACGAAACAACAGGCCGCGCAGTCGTCGTCGACCCGCAACGCGACATCGCCGAGTACTTGGCCGACGCCAAGGAACTGGGTGTCACGATCGAACTCGTCATCGAGACCCACTTCCACGCCGACTTCCTGTCCGGCCACCTCGAGTTGGCCAAGGCGGCAGGCGCGAAGATCGTGTTCTCCTCGGTCGCCGAAACCGAGTTCGAGTCAATGGGGGTCGCCGACGGTGAACGCTATTCGCTCGGTGACGTCACACTGGAGTTCCGGCACACCCCTGGCCACACGCCGGAGTCGTTGTCGATCGTGGTCTACGAGCACGCCGACGACCAGATCCCGTACGGCGTCCTCACCGGCGACGCCCTCTTCATCGGCGACGTCGGCCGACCGGACCTGCTGGCCTCGATCGGCTTCACCCGCGAGGAACTGGCGGACAAGCTCTACGACTCGCTGCACAACAAGTTGATGACGCTGCCTGACGCCACCCGGGTGTATCCCGCACACGGCGCGGGCTCGGCGTGCGGCAAGAATCTCTCGACCGACCTGTGGTCGACGATGGGCGATCAGAAGGCGACGAATTACGCTCTGCGGGCTCCCGACAAGGCAACCTTCATGAACCTCGTCACCGAGGGTCAGCCGCCCGCGCCGGGCTACTTCGTCTATGACGCGATCCTCAACCGCAAGGACCGCGAACTGCTCGATGAAACCAAGATGCCGGCGGCGATGACATATGAGCAGGTCCGCAACGCGATCGACGACGGCGCCGTCCTGGTTGACGGGCGGACCCCCGAAGAGTTCGCCCTAGGCCACTTACGTGGCGCGATCAACATCGGACTCGAAGGCCGTTACGCGGAATTCGCCGGATCGGTTCTGCCGTCCGATGTCGACATCGTTCTGTTCACCGAACCAGGCCAGGAGCTCGAAGGCAAGAACCGGCTCGCCCGGATCGGGTTCGACCGGGTAATCGGCTACCTGGCCGACCCGTTCGAGGTGATGTTCTCCCACCAGGACGACGTCCAGGTGGCCTCTCGGCTGACCGCGAAGGCGTTCGACGAGCGGGCATCCGAGCTCACCGATCTGCAGATCGTCGACGTCCGCAACCCGGGCGAGGTCGAGGCAGGCGCGATCCCGAGCGCGATCCCGATCCCGGTGGGCCAGTTGCCTGCTCGGCTGGGCGAGCTCGACGCCACCAAGCCGACCGTCGTGTATTGCGCAGGCGGCTACCGGTCCTCGGTCGCGGCGAGCCTGCTGCGGCACAACGGCTTCACTGACGTCAGCGACATCCTGGGCGGGTTCGGCGCCTGGGACGAATCCCACCAGAACGCCTGA
- the trxA gene encoding thioredoxin: MTIKNLSGADFESTITDNPIVLVDFWASWCGPCRSFAPVFDRSAQSHPDVVHAKVDTEAEGHLAAALEIQSIPTVMAFRDGVLVYRQPGALPAAALEDLITRVKALDMAEVRAKIAAAKP; encoded by the coding sequence ATGACAATCAAGAACCTATCCGGAGCCGACTTCGAATCCACGATCACCGACAACCCGATCGTGTTGGTCGACTTCTGGGCATCGTGGTGCGGACCGTGCCGATCCTTCGCCCCGGTCTTCGACCGCTCGGCGCAGTCGCATCCCGACGTCGTGCACGCCAAGGTCGACACCGAAGCGGAGGGGCACCTGGCCGCGGCGTTGGAGATCCAGTCGATCCCGACCGTCATGGCCTTCCGTGACGGCGTGCTCGTCTACCGCCAGCCGGGCGCCCTGCCCGCGGCCGCGCTCGAGGACCTGATCACCCGGGTCAAGGCGCTCGACATGGCCGAGGTCCGCGCCAAGATCGCCGCGGCGAAGCCCTGA
- a CDS encoding sulfite exporter TauE/SafE family protein, with protein MIALTVSLAVFVGIALGLLGGGGSILTVPLLAYVAGMDAKQAIATSLLVVGVTSAVGAVSHARAGRVQWRTGLIFGAAGMAGAYLGGVLARFIPGSVLLIGFAVMMIATAVAMLRGRKNIAESDGPRRIPVVKVVAEGLGVGLVTGLVGAGGGFLVVPALALLGGLPMPIAVGTSLVVIAMKSFAGLGGYLSSVQIDWTVALMVTAAAVVGALIGARLTAMVNPDALRKVFGWFVLAMSSVILAQEIHPAVGIGAAACTAVAGALYLACARQDFCPLRRLVGRSRIGLATG; from the coding sequence ATGATCGCCTTGACGGTTTCGCTCGCGGTCTTCGTCGGGATCGCACTGGGTCTGCTCGGCGGTGGCGGCTCGATCCTGACCGTCCCGCTGCTCGCCTACGTCGCGGGCATGGACGCCAAACAGGCCATCGCAACGTCGTTGTTGGTGGTCGGCGTCACCAGTGCGGTCGGCGCCGTCTCGCACGCGCGCGCCGGCCGCGTCCAATGGCGAACGGGCCTGATATTCGGGGCCGCGGGGATGGCCGGCGCCTACCTGGGCGGCGTCCTGGCCCGGTTCATTCCGGGCTCAGTGCTACTCATCGGGTTCGCGGTGATGATGATCGCCACCGCCGTCGCCATGCTTCGCGGACGGAAGAATATCGCGGAATCCGATGGCCCGCGTCGCATTCCAGTCGTCAAGGTCGTTGCGGAAGGCCTCGGCGTCGGGTTGGTGACAGGGCTCGTCGGCGCAGGCGGCGGATTTCTTGTCGTCCCGGCCCTGGCGCTCCTCGGAGGCTTGCCGATGCCCATCGCCGTGGGCACCTCGTTGGTTGTGATCGCGATGAAGTCCTTCGCAGGACTGGGCGGATATCTGTCGAGCGTCCAGATCGACTGGACGGTGGCGCTAATGGTCACCGCCGCAGCAGTGGTCGGTGCGCTGATCGGCGCACGACTGACGGCAATGGTCAATCCCGATGCGTTACGCAAGGTATTCGGCTGGTTCGTCTTGGCGATGTCCTCGGTCATCCTGGCCCAAGAGATCCACCCCGCTGTGGGTATCGGCGCCGCGGCATGTACGGCCGTCGCCGGTGCGCTGTACCTCGCATGCGCCCGACAGGATTTCTGTCCACTGCGCCGACTCGTCGGCCGGAGCCGGATAGGGCTGGCGACAGGCTGA
- a CDS encoding glutamine synthetase III family protein yields the protein MSGNAVRLQAINNVEAYVPPAISFVPGEEPGSIFGSNVFTMAEMRLRLPKSVYKSVVATIEKGAKLDPAVADSVASAMKDWALSKGATHYAHVFYPMTGLTAEKHDSFLEPVSDGQTLAEFAGKTLIQGEPDASSFPSGGLRSTFEARGYTGWDVTSPAYILENPNGNTLCIPTVFVSMTGEALDYKTPLLRSQQAMGTHAERILKLFGHDNVAKIVAFCGPEQEYFLVDRHFFLARPDLVNAGRTLFGAKPPKGQEFDDHYFGAVPERVLGFMMDTERELFKLGIPAKTRHNEVAPGQFEIAPMFERGNVASDHQQLLMTVFKTIAKKHGMECLFHEKPFAGVNGSGKHVNFSLGNADLGSLLVPGDTPHENAQFLVFCAAVIRAVHKYAGLLRVSVASATNDHRLGANEAPPAIISIFLGDQLADVFEQIAKGAATSSKGKGSMIIGCDTLPVLPTDAGDRNRTSPFAFTGNRFEFRAPGSGQTVAVPMMMLNTIMAESLDYMATILEKAVAEGEDFDEAVQKLLTDIITEHGAVVFNGDGYSENWQIEAAERGLPNLKTTLDALPELIKPESIELFEKYSVFNERELHSRYEVRLEMYALTIGVEAKLALELGSTVILPAAVRYQTELAQNVAALKAAGVEPDLTLLQDVSTPISELTAALAALKAGLAEHGGDSAAEEAAHAQSLLPKMDAVRAAADTLEGVVADDLWPLPTYQEMLYIL from the coding sequence GTGAGCGGAAATGCAGTGCGTCTGCAGGCGATCAACAACGTCGAGGCGTACGTGCCTCCAGCCATCAGCTTTGTACCGGGTGAGGAGCCTGGCTCGATCTTCGGCTCCAACGTCTTCACCATGGCCGAGATGCGGCTGCGGTTGCCCAAGTCGGTGTACAAATCCGTGGTCGCCACCATCGAGAAGGGCGCGAAGCTGGATCCGGCGGTCGCGGACTCGGTCGCGTCCGCGATGAAGGACTGGGCACTGTCCAAGGGCGCCACCCACTACGCCCACGTCTTCTATCCGATGACCGGGCTCACCGCCGAGAAACACGACAGTTTCCTCGAGCCCGTTTCCGACGGCCAGACACTTGCAGAGTTCGCGGGTAAGACGCTGATCCAGGGCGAGCCGGATGCTTCCAGCTTTCCATCCGGCGGCCTGCGCAGCACGTTCGAGGCCCGCGGCTATACGGGTTGGGACGTCACGAGCCCGGCCTACATCCTGGAGAACCCGAACGGCAACACGCTTTGTATCCCAACGGTTTTCGTGTCGATGACCGGCGAGGCGCTGGACTACAAGACTCCGCTGCTGCGCAGCCAGCAGGCGATGGGCACCCACGCCGAGCGGATCCTGAAGCTGTTCGGCCACGACAATGTGGCGAAGATAGTCGCGTTCTGCGGGCCGGAGCAGGAGTACTTCCTGGTCGACAGGCACTTCTTCTTGGCTCGACCCGACCTCGTCAACGCGGGCCGCACGCTGTTCGGTGCGAAGCCGCCGAAGGGTCAGGAGTTCGACGACCACTACTTCGGTGCGGTGCCGGAGCGGGTGCTCGGCTTCATGATGGACACCGAGCGTGAACTGTTCAAGCTCGGTATCCCCGCCAAGACCCGCCACAACGAGGTTGCGCCAGGACAATTCGAGATCGCCCCGATGTTCGAGCGCGGCAACGTCGCCTCGGACCACCAACAGCTGTTGATGACCGTCTTCAAGACGATCGCCAAGAAGCACGGCATGGAGTGCCTGTTCCACGAGAAGCCGTTCGCCGGCGTCAACGGGTCGGGTAAGCACGTGAACTTCTCGCTGGGCAACGCCGACTTGGGCTCGCTGCTCGTGCCCGGCGATACCCCCCACGAGAACGCACAGTTCCTGGTCTTCTGCGCCGCGGTGATCCGCGCTGTCCACAAATACGCTGGCCTGCTTCGGGTGTCGGTGGCGTCGGCCACCAACGACCACCGTCTCGGTGCCAACGAGGCACCACCGGCCATCATCTCGATCTTCCTGGGCGATCAGCTGGCCGACGTGTTCGAGCAGATCGCCAAGGGTGCGGCGACGTCGTCAAAGGGCAAGGGCAGCATGATCATCGGCTGTGACACGCTGCCGGTGTTGCCGACCGACGCGGGTGACCGAAACCGCACCAGTCCGTTTGCCTTCACCGGCAATCGATTCGAGTTCCGCGCGCCGGGATCGGGTCAGACGGTGGCGGTGCCGATGATGATGCTGAACACGATCATGGCTGAGTCGCTCGACTACATGGCGACCATCCTGGAGAAGGCCGTAGCGGAGGGCGAGGACTTCGACGAGGCAGTCCAGAAGCTGCTGACCGACATCATCACCGAGCACGGTGCCGTGGTGTTCAACGGTGACGGCTATTCCGAGAACTGGCAGATCGAGGCCGCCGAACGGGGACTGCCGAACCTGAAGACCACCCTGGACGCACTGCCAGAGCTGATCAAGCCGGAGTCCATCGAGCTGTTCGAGAAGTACTCCGTGTTCAACGAGCGCGAGCTACACAGCCGCTACGAGGTCCGCCTCGAGATGTACGCACTGACCATCGGTGTGGAGGCCAAACTCGCGCTGGAACTGGGGTCGACGGTGATTCTGCCTGCGGCCGTGCGTTACCAAACCGAGCTGGCGCAGAACGTCGCTGCGCTCAAGGCGGCAGGTGTCGAGCCGGACTTGACCCTGCTTCAGGACGTCAGCACTCCGATCTCGGAGCTGACGGCGGCGCTGGCAGCGTTGAAAGCGGGACTGGCCGAGCATGGGGGAGACTCCGCCGCCGAGGAAGCCGCTCATGCGCAGAGCCTCTTGCCGAAGATGGACGCGGTTCGCGCCGCTGCCGACACGCTCGAAGGCGTTGTAGCCGACGATCTCTGGCCGTTGCCGACGTATCAGGAGATGCTCTACATCCTGTGA
- a CDS encoding rhodanese-like domain-containing protein translates to MTAPTTIDSQDLSERLTSAAPPRVLDVRTPGEFETAHIAGAYNVPLDLLREHRDEIIRHLDEDVVLVCRSGQRAAQAEETLRTAGLDNVHILDGGITAWEAKGFAVNRGAQRWDLERQVRLVAGSVVLTSVLGSIAAPKLKWLAAGVGGGLAFAALSNTCAMGMLLSKLPYNRGATCDAQTVVAQLVGSPDRKVG, encoded by the coding sequence ATGACCGCTCCCACCACCATCGATTCGCAGGACCTCAGCGAGCGCCTCACTTCGGCTGCGCCGCCGCGAGTTCTCGATGTCCGAACCCCGGGCGAGTTCGAGACCGCGCACATCGCAGGCGCCTACAACGTTCCGCTGGACCTGCTGCGCGAACACCGCGACGAGATCATCAGGCACCTCGACGAAGATGTAGTGCTGGTATGTCGCTCCGGTCAACGCGCCGCACAGGCCGAAGAGACCCTGCGCACAGCCGGCCTCGACAACGTCCACATCCTCGACGGCGGCATCACCGCCTGGGAAGCAAAGGGTTTCGCGGTCAACCGCGGCGCGCAGCGCTGGGACCTCGAGCGCCAGGTGCGCCTTGTCGCCGGCTCTGTCGTGCTGACAAGCGTCCTCGGCAGCATTGCCGCGCCGAAGCTCAAGTGGCTGGCAGCCGGCGTCGGCGGCGGGCTCGCCTTCGCGGCGCTGTCCAACACCTGCGCTATGGGCATGCTGCTGTCGAAGCTGCCCTACAACCGCGGAGCCACCTGTGACGCCCAGACCGTCGTGGCGCAGCTCGTCGGGTCACCCGACCGGAAGGTCGGGTAG
- a CDS encoding metal-sensitive transcriptional regulator — translation MVGDQDSIAAVLNRLRRAQGQLAGVIAMIEDGRECKDVVTQLAAVSKALDRAGFKIVATGLRECVTGSTADGDPPMSEAELEKLFLALA, via the coding sequence ATGGTGGGTGATCAAGACAGCATCGCCGCAGTGCTTAACAGGCTCCGGCGCGCCCAAGGGCAACTGGCCGGGGTAATCGCGATGATCGAGGACGGCCGCGAATGCAAAGACGTGGTCACGCAGCTGGCCGCGGTGTCCAAGGCCCTCGACCGTGCAGGGTTCAAAATCGTTGCCACCGGCCTGCGTGAATGCGTCACCGGGTCTACCGCCGATGGCGATCCGCCCATGAGCGAGGCAGAACTCGAGAAGCTCTTCCTGGCACTGGCCTGA
- a CDS encoding HNH endonuclease signature motif containing protein yields the protein MYVRLMLATRVQVAMAALRSAHDSLAACDLDMLTDRELLDVLDGLEQLTCQLPAQWHRGLARLQAETTPKELGAKNWKDVLTIRWRISATDAHRRLAEAAELGPRRALTGQPLAPVLAATAAAQARGLINGEHIDKIRDAMGRLPGWVDAPTREQIETDLVRIAAGVGPTELKKAADMMLFLLDQDGPEPDDTERQRKRGLTAGPQGRDGMVAIKGDLTPEAWAVLEPIFAKWAAPGMCNPDDENPCISGTPSQEQIDTDQRSLAQRQHDALIAVGRHALESGVLGQHNGLPTSIIIRTTLQDLESRAGIGVTGGGTIIPITDVIRIAAHANHYLAVFDNATGSALDLFRARRTASPAQRIMLIARDGGCTKPGCTVPAYGSQVHHAACDWADDGQTNIDDLALACGPDNRLVDNNAGWTTTINERGDAEWHPPPDLDTGQARVNHYHRPERLLRPPHEPDGNPERGP from the coding sequence ATGTATGTTCGACTCATGTTGGCGACTCGGGTTCAGGTGGCGATGGCCGCGCTGCGGTCCGCGCACGACTCGCTGGCCGCGTGCGATCTGGACATGCTGACCGACCGTGAACTGCTCGACGTGCTGGATGGGTTGGAGCAGTTGACCTGTCAGCTGCCCGCGCAGTGGCATCGGGGGTTGGCCCGGCTCCAAGCCGAAACCACCCCCAAGGAGCTGGGCGCCAAAAACTGGAAAGACGTCCTGACGATCCGGTGGCGGATCTCGGCGACCGACGCCCACCGCCGCCTGGCCGAAGCTGCCGAGTTGGGCCCACGGCGTGCGCTGACCGGCCAACCGCTGGCGCCGGTGCTGGCCGCCACCGCCGCCGCCCAAGCGCGCGGGTTGATCAACGGTGAACATATCGACAAGATCCGCGACGCCATGGGCCGCCTGCCCGGCTGGGTCGACGCACCGACCCGCGAGCAGATCGAAACCGACCTGGTGCGCATCGCCGCCGGGGTCGGGCCCACCGAGCTGAAGAAAGCCGCCGACATGATGCTGTTCCTCTTGGATCAGGACGGCCCGGAACCCGATGACACCGAACGCCAGCGCAAGCGCGGCCTGACCGCCGGTCCGCAGGGCCGCGACGGGATGGTCGCCATCAAAGGCGACCTGACCCCCGAAGCATGGGCGGTCCTGGAACCCATCTTCGCCAAGTGGGCCGCACCGGGGATGTGCAATCCTGACGACGAGAACCCCTGCATCTCAGGCACCCCGTCCCAGGAACAGATCGACACCGATCAGCGCAGCCTGGCCCAGCGCCAGCACGACGCGCTGATCGCGGTCGGGCGCCACGCCCTGGAGTCCGGTGTGCTTGGCCAGCACAACGGGTTGCCGACCTCGATCATCATCCGCACCACCCTGCAAGACCTCGAAAGCCGCGCCGGAATCGGTGTCACCGGCGGCGGCACGATCATCCCGATCACCGACGTCATCCGGATCGCTGCGCATGCGAACCATTACCTGGCGGTGTTCGATAACGCCACCGGGTCAGCACTGGACTTGTTTCGTGCCCGCCGCACCGCGTCCCCGGCGCAGCGGATCATGCTCATCGCCCGCGACGGGGGCTGCACCAAACCCGGCTGCACCGTTCCCGCCTACGGCAGCCAAGTCCACCACGCGGCCTGCGACTGGGCCGATGACGGCCAGACCAACATCGACGACCTCGCCCTGGCCTGCGGCCCTGACAATCGCCTCGTCGACAACAACGCCGGCTGGACCACCACCATCAACGAGCGCGGCGACGCCGAATGGCACCCACCACCCGACCTCGACACCGGCCAAGCGCGGGTGAACCACTACCACCGCCCCGAACGCCTCCTCCGCCCACCACACGAGCCGGACGGAAACCCCGAGCGCGGACCCTAG
- a CDS encoding NAD(P)/FAD-dependent oxidoreductase has protein sequence MNTTAKHQILIVGGGTAGITVAARLLRKGYRDVAVIEPSSTHYYQPLWTLVGGGQAKASTTERAESSVMPKGATWIKKATNAFDPENNTVTCADGATYGYDVLVVCPGIQLDWKATEGLDEALGRDGVSSNYRFDLAPRTWDFIRTLRSGTAVFTVPSGAIKCAGAPQKIAYLAADYWRKQGVLKDIDVHLVMPGPRPFGIPAIADSLDAVIADYGIHLHSSSELTSVDASSHKVGITSVGSGGTDTMLPYDVLHAVPRQSAPDWIKTSPLSTGDAAGYVEIDKHTMQHARYANVFSLGDAGSSPNSKTGAAIRKQAPVVVDNVDSFLKNQPLRASYDGYSSCPIVTSSHAMLLAEFDYDLNLEPSFPVLDPTKPHRAYWYLKKYGLPYMYWNLMLKGLA, from the coding sequence ATGAACACCACCGCCAAGCACCAGATCCTGATCGTCGGCGGCGGGACAGCGGGCATCACCGTCGCGGCCCGCTTGTTGCGCAAGGGTTACCGCGACGTCGCGGTGATCGAGCCGTCGAGCACGCACTACTACCAGCCGCTGTGGACCCTGGTGGGCGGCGGGCAGGCGAAGGCCTCGACCACCGAGCGTGCCGAATCCTCGGTCATGCCGAAGGGCGCGACATGGATCAAGAAGGCCACCAACGCCTTTGATCCAGAGAACAACACGGTCACGTGTGCGGACGGAGCCACCTACGGCTACGACGTGCTCGTGGTCTGTCCCGGCATTCAGCTCGACTGGAAGGCCACCGAAGGACTGGACGAGGCCCTGGGCCGCGACGGCGTGTCGTCGAACTACAGGTTCGACCTCGCGCCGCGCACCTGGGACTTCATCCGCACCCTGAGGTCGGGCACCGCAGTTTTCACGGTTCCCTCCGGGGCGATCAAGTGCGCGGGCGCCCCGCAGAAGATCGCGTACCTGGCTGCTGACTACTGGCGAAAACAAGGCGTGCTCAAGGACATCGACGTCCACCTGGTCATGCCGGGACCGCGGCCCTTCGGCATCCCCGCGATCGCCGACAGCCTCGATGCGGTCATCGCCGACTACGGGATCCATCTGCACAGCAGCTCCGAGCTGACCTCCGTCGACGCATCTTCGCACAAGGTCGGCATCACCAGCGTCGGCTCCGGCGGCACCGACACGATGCTGCCCTACGACGTGTTGCACGCCGTCCCGCGGCAGTCAGCGCCGGACTGGATCAAAACCAGCCCGCTGTCGACGGGGGACGCGGCCGGCTACGTGGAGATCGACAAGCACACCATGCAGCACGCGCGCTACGCCAACGTGTTCAGCCTCGGTGACGCAGGCTCGTCGCCGAACTCGAAGACGGGCGCCGCAATTCGTAAGCAGGCACCAGTCGTCGTCGACAACGTCGATTCGTTCCTGAAGAACCAGCCGCTGCGGGCGTCGTACGACGGTTACTCGTCGTGCCCGATCGTCACCTCGTCGCACGCGATGCTGCTCGCCGAGTTCGACTACGACCTGAACCTCGAACCCTCGTTCCCGGTGCTCGACCCGACGAAGCCGCACCGGGCGTACTGGTACCTCAAGAAGTACGGGCTCCCGTACATGTACTGGAACCTGATGCTCAAGGGACTTGCCTAG
- a CDS encoding sulfite exporter TauE/SafE family protein, whose protein sequence is MSIGIALALGAVIGVLLGLLGGGGSILAVPALVYVLGLGVEQAIPMSLIVIGIASAVGALPKLRAHQVQWRLAGIFAAAGIPATFIGTAIGKHLPQSVLLIGFASVMVVAGIRMLQEAGDTGTACSVGESGINWRRCAPRSIPAGFAVGLLTGLFGVGGGFLIIPALVLMLGVEMPIAVGTSLLIIVANSAAGVVSHLGGGGIDWPITAAFVGTAIVGSLVAGHYGTKLETTRLQRWFAYLVFAVAAYVLLDTIVLR, encoded by the coding sequence GTGAGCATCGGGATCGCCCTCGCGCTCGGCGCCGTGATCGGTGTGTTGTTGGGCCTGCTCGGCGGTGGCGGATCCATCCTTGCGGTACCGGCATTGGTGTACGTACTGGGACTTGGTGTCGAACAGGCGATTCCGATGTCGCTGATCGTGATCGGCATCGCCTCCGCGGTCGGCGCGCTACCGAAGCTGCGAGCGCACCAGGTGCAATGGCGACTGGCAGGAATCTTCGCGGCTGCCGGTATCCCGGCCACGTTCATCGGAACCGCGATCGGCAAGCACCTGCCGCAGTCGGTCCTCCTGATCGGCTTCGCGTCGGTGATGGTCGTGGCCGGAATCCGTATGTTGCAGGAAGCGGGAGACACCGGAACAGCCTGCAGCGTAGGTGAATCCGGAATCAACTGGCGTCGTTGCGCCCCGCGGTCGATACCCGCCGGATTCGCCGTTGGCCTGTTGACGGGGCTGTTCGGTGTCGGGGGCGGCTTCCTGATCATCCCGGCGTTGGTGCTGATGCTCGGCGTGGAGATGCCGATCGCCGTCGGCACCTCACTCCTCATCATCGTCGCCAATTCCGCTGCCGGTGTGGTTTCGCATCTGGGCGGGGGCGGCATCGACTGGCCGATCACCGCCGCGTTCGTCGGCACCGCGATCGTCGGCTCGCTCGTCGCCGGTCACTACGGCACCAAGCTCGAAACAACCAGACTCCAGCGCTGGTTCGCCTACCTCGTTTTCGCTGTCGCGGCCTACGTGCTGCTGGACACCATCGTTCTTCGCTGA
- a CDS encoding peroxiredoxin, whose product MPRIGDPAPAFTAHTTQGEINFPADYAGKWVILFSHPADFTPVCTSEFMTFATMQEQFAAYHTELVGLSVDGLYSHIAWLRTIKDKISYRDMKDVEVTFPLIEDVSMEVARKYGMIMPGEDSTKAVRAVFVIDPTGTVRAVIYYPLSLGRNFDELLRVIQALQTADHFSVATPADWRPGDRVIVPPAGSCGTAQERMDGHVDGVECEDWFFCTKEISAQEVESAIRGNQ is encoded by the coding sequence ATGCCGCGCATCGGTGATCCGGCCCCGGCCTTCACCGCCCATACCACCCAGGGCGAAATCAACTTCCCCGCCGACTACGCCGGCAAGTGGGTCATCTTGTTCTCCCACCCAGCCGACTTCACCCCGGTCTGCACCAGCGAGTTCATGACGTTCGCCACCATGCAGGAGCAGTTCGCCGCCTACCACACCGAACTCGTCGGCCTGTCCGTCGACGGGTTGTACAGCCACATCGCCTGGCTGCGGACCATCAAGGACAAGATCTCCTACCGCGACATGAAGGACGTCGAGGTCACCTTCCCGCTGATCGAGGACGTCTCGATGGAGGTCGCGCGCAAGTACGGGATGATCATGCCGGGCGAGGATTCGACCAAGGCCGTGCGCGCGGTGTTCGTCATCGACCCCACTGGCACTGTCCGCGCCGTCATCTACTACCCACTGAGCCTGGGCCGCAACTTCGACGAGTTGTTGCGCGTCATCCAGGCGCTGCAGACAGCCGACCACTTCTCGGTCGCGACACCGGCCGACTGGCGCCCGGGCGACCGGGTCATCGTGCCGCCCGCCGGCTCTTGCGGAACTGCCCAAGAGCGCATGGACGGGCACGTGGACGGCGTTGAGTGTGAGGATTGGTTCTTCTGCACCAAGGAGATCTCCGCGCAGGAGGTCGAGTCCGCCATCCGGGGTAACCAATAG